One segment of Phragmites australis chromosome 13, lpPhrAust1.1, whole genome shotgun sequence DNA contains the following:
- the LOC133889675 gene encoding copper-transporting ATPase HMA5 — protein sequence MAASTRALFLSCFHGGGSEVSRHLALRPRYPSIPRRPRSSLISGEGEGGSGDLEAAAGAEKEEEEKVAVFAVSGMTCAACAGSVEKAVKRLPGIHEAAVDVLGGRAQVVFYPALVSEHKIRETIEDAGFEAKLIDEEVKKKNILVCRLHIKGMTCTSCASTVESALQTFPGVQRASVALATEEAEIRYDRRIVAASQLVHVVEETGFEAILITTGEDQSRIDLKMDCVLNERSIMLVKSSVRALPGVEDIKVDTELHKVTILYKPDQTGPRDLIEVIESSTSGHITASIYPEADGRERRRYGEIKRYKQSFLWSLIFTIPVFLTSMVFMHIPGLKDGLEKKVVHMMSIGELLQWILSTPVQFVIGRKFYAGAYKAMRHGSPNMDVLIALGTNVAYFYSVYSVLRAATSEDYMATDFFETSSMLISFILLGKYLEILAKGKTSEAIAKLMDLAPETATLLIHDQEGNVVGDKEIDSRLIQKNDVIKVVPGGKVASDGFVIWGQSHVNESMITGESLPVAKRRGDTVIGGTVNENGVLHVRATFVGSESALAQIVRLVESAQMAKAPVQKFADQISRVFVPLVIVLSLLTWLAWFLAGRLHSYPNSWIPSSMDSFQLALQFGISVMVIACPCALGLATPTAVMVATGVGASQGILIKGGQALESAHKVDCIVFDKTGTLTTGKPVVVSTRLLKNMVLRDFYDYVAAAEVNSEHPLAKAIVEHAKKYHSEESHIWPEARDFISVTGHGVKAKVSDRSVIVGNKSFMLSSGIDFPMEASEILMEEEEKAQTGIVVAMDQEVVGIISVSDPIKPNAHEVISYLKSMNVESIMVTGDNWGTANAIGNEVGIEKIIAEAKPEQKVEKVKELQSSGRIVAMVGDGINDSPALVSADVGLAIGAGTDVAIEAADIVLMKSNLEDVITAIDLSRKTFFRIRMNYVWALGYNITGIPIAAGVLFPSTRLRLPPWVAGAAMAASSVSVVCWSLLLRYYKSPKKFGN from the exons ATGGCGGCGAGCACTAGAGCCCTCTTCCTCTCCTGCTTCCACGGCGGCGGCTCCGAGGTGAGCCGCCACCTCGCGCTGCGGCCGCGGTACCCGTCCATTCCGCGGCGCCCGAGGTCGTCCTTGATCTccggagaaggagaaggaggcagcGGAGATCTGGAggccgcggcgggggcggagaaggaggaggaggaaaaggtGGCGGTGTTCGCGGTGTCCGGTATGACGTGCGCCGCATGCGCGGGTTCGGTGGAGAAGGCCGTGAAGCGTCTCCCGGGCATCCACGAAGCCGCCGTCGACGTCCTTGGGGGCCGCGCGCAGGTCGTCTTCTACCCGGCCTTAGTTTCG GAGCACAAAATTAGGGAAACTATCGAGGATGCTGGTTTTGAAGCTAAGCTGATTGATGAGGAGGTcaaaaaaaagaacattctaGTATGCAGGCTTCATATAAAAGGAATGACCTGTACGTCTTGCGCAAGCACAGTTGAATCTGCCTTGCAAACTTTTCCTGGGGTACAAAGAGCTTCAGTTGCATTGGCCACTGAAGAGGCAGAAATCCGTTATGATCGCAGGATTGTTGCTGCTAGCCAACTGGTCCATGTAGTGGAAGAAACTGGCTTTGAAGCAATATTAATCACCACAGGAGAAGATCAGAGCAGGATTGACCTCAAAATGGACTGCGTTCTCAACGAGAGGTCAATAATGTTAGTGAAAAGCTCTGTCCGAGCTCTTCCTGGTGTGGAAGACATAAAAGTCGACACTGAGTTACACAAGGTCACCATCTTATACAAGCCTGACCAGACAGGTCCCCGCGACCTCATCGAAGTCATTGAGTCATCCACATCTGGTCACATTACTGCATCAATATACCCAGAAGCAGATGGAAGGGAGCGGCGTAGGTATGGGGAAATCAAGCGATACAAGCAGTCTTTCTTGTGGAGCTTAATATTCACCATTCCTGTGTTTCTCACCTCCATGGTGTTCATGCACATCCCTGGGCTGAAGGACGGGCTTGAAAAAAAGGTTGTCCACATGATGAGCATTGGTGAACTATTGCAGTGGATTTTGTCGACACCAGTCCAATTTGTAATTGGCCGCAAATTTTATGCTGGTGCGTACAAGGCAATGCGCCATGGTTCGCCGAACATGGACGTGCTCATTGCTCTAGGGACTAACGTAGCTTACTTCTACTCAGTTTACTCGGTTCTCCGAGCAGCCACCTCTGAGGATTACATGGCAACTGATTTTTTTGAGACTAGTTCCATGCTCATATCATTTATCCTTCTTGGAAAGTACCTTGAGATCTTGGCAAAAGGAAAAACCTCTGAGGCTATTGCCAAGCTGATGGATCTTGCACCTGAAACTGCAACATTGCTGATACATGATCAAGAAGGAAATGTTGTCGGAGATAAGGAGATTGACAGCAGGTTGATTCAGAAAAATGATGTGATCAAAGTAGTCCCAGGTGGAAAAGTTGCTTCTGATGGCTTTGTTATATGGGGCCAGAGCCATGTGAACGAAAGCATGATCACTGGAGAATCACTGCCAGTGGCAAAAAGGAGGGGTGACACTGTAATTGGAGGAACAGTGAACGAGAATGGTGTGCTCCACGTCCGTGCAACATTTGTCGGATCAGAGAGCGCGCTGGCGCAGATTGTAAGGCTGGTAGAGTCAGCGCAAATGGCAAAAGCTCCAGTCCAGAAGTTTGCTGATCAGATATCTAGAGTCTTTGTCCCGTTG GTCATCGTTCTTTCTTTGCTTACCTGGCTTGCGTGGTTCTTAGCGGGGAGGCTCCATAGCTACCCTAACTCATGGATACCATCTTCTATGGATAGCTTTCAGCTAGCTCTTCAGTTCGGAATATCTGTTATGGTGATCGCCTGTCCTTGTGCCTTAGGGCTTGCAACTCCAACTGCTGTGATGGTTGCAACTGGAGTCGGTGCCTCGCAAGGCATTCTGATCAAGGGTGGGCAAGCTCTTGAGAGTGCACATAAG GTGGACTGCATCGTTTTTGACAAGACAGGGACATTAACTACCGGGAAACCTGTTGTCGTCAGCACAAGGCTTCTAAAAAACATGGTTTTGCGTGATTTCTATGACTATGTTGCAGCAGCAGAG GTCAACAGTGAGCATCCACTGGCGAAGGCAATAGTAGAACATGCCAAGAAGTACCACTCAGAAGAAAGCCACATCTGGCCTGAAGCAAGGGATTTCATTTCAGTAACCGGACATGGTGTCAAGGCGAAAGTTAGCGACAGAAGTGTCATTGTGGGAAACAAGAGCTTTATGTTATCATCAGGCATTGATTTCCCCATGGAAGCCTCTGAAATTCTCAtggaagaagaggaaaaggCGCAGACTGGGATTGTCGTGGCTATGGATCAAGAAGTTGTGGGCATAATCTCCGTATCTGACCCTATAAAACCAAATGCCCATGAAGTGATATCGTACCTCAAGTCCATGAATGTGGAGAGTATAATGGTGACTGGGGACAACTGGGGGACTGCCAATGCCATTGGCAATGAGGTTGGTATTGAAAAGATTATTGCCGAAGCGAAACCAGAGCAGAAGGTTGAGAAGGTGAAGGAACTTCAG TCCTCTGGAAGAATAGTTGCAATGGTTGGCGATGGAATCAACGACTCCCCAGCACTTGTCTCAGCTGACGTAGGCCTGGCAATCGGCGCAGGAACGGATGTCGCCATTGAAGCGGCCGACATTGTCCTCATGAAGAGCAACTTAGAGGATGTGATCACTGCTATCGATCTGTCAAGGAAAACCTTCTTCCGCATACGGATGAATTATGTCTGGGCTCTGGGCTACAACATCACCGGCATACCAATAGCTGCAGGGGTGCTCTTCCCATCGACCCGGTTGCGCTTGCCTCCATGGGTTGCTGGCGCTGCAATGGCAGCTTCGTCCGTAAGTGTCGTCTGTTGGTCCCTGCTGTTGAGGTACTACAAGAGCCCAAAGAAGTTTGGAAATTGA
- the LOC133887714 gene encoding copper-transporting ATPase HMA5-like — MAATTRALFLSCFRDGGGSEASRRLVLRPRYPSMPRRPKGAAVAGGPGVRDLEAAAGPEAEGEEKVVVFAVSGMTCAACAGSVEKAVKRLPGIHDAAVDVLGGRAQVVFYPAFVSEDKIRETIEDVGFEAKMIDEEVKEKNILLCRLHIKGMACKYCTSTVEFALQASPGVQRASVVLATEEAEIRYDRRIVSASQLIQAVEETGFEAILITTGEDRSRIDIKMDGIDIENSIMIVKSSVQALPGVEKIKVDIELHKITISYNPDKTGPRDLIEVIESTTSGHVTASIYPEADGREHHSYGEIKRYKQTFLWSLIFTIPVFLTSMVFMYIPGLKDGLEKKVVNMMSIGELLRWILSTPVQFVIGHRFYAGAYKATCRGSPNMDVLVALGTNTAYFYSVYSVLRSATSENYMATDFFETSSMLISFILLGKYLEILAKGKTSEAIAKLMDLAPETATLLIHDQEGNVVGEKEIDSRLIQKNDVIKVVPGGKVASDGFVTWGQSYVNESMVTGESRPVAKRKGDSVIGGTVNENGVLHVRATFVGSESALAQIVRLVESAQMAKAPVQKFADQISRVFVPLVILLSLLTCLMWFFAGSFHRYPDSWIPSSMDSFQLALQFGISVMVIACPCALGLATPTAVMVATGVGASQGVLIKGGQALESAQKVDCIVFDKTGTLTIGKPVVVNTRLLKNMVLREFYDYAAATEINSEHPLAKAIVEHAKKFHSTENYIWPEAMDFISVTGHGVKAKVGDKSVIVGNKSFMLSSGLDIPMEASEILMEEEEKARTGIIVAMDQEVVGIISVSDPIKPNAHEVISYLKSMNVESIMVTGDNWGTANAIGKEVGIEKIVAEAKPEQKAEKVKELQLSGRTVAMVGDGINDSPALVSADVGLAIGAGTDVAIEAADIVLMKSNLEDVITAIDLSRKTFFRIRMNYVWALGYNIIGIPIAAGVLFPFTRFRLPPWVAGAAMAGSSVSVVCWSLLLRYYKSPKIAGS, encoded by the exons ATGGCGGCGACCACTCGAGCACTCTTCCTCTCCTGCTtccgcgacggcggcggctccgaGGCGAGCCGCCGCCTCGTGCTGCGCCCGCGGTACCCGTCCATGCCGCGGCGCCCGAAGGGGGCGGCGGTCGCTGGCGGGCCAGGGGTCCGCGACCTGGAGGCCGCGGCGGGGCCGGAggcggagggagaggagaaggtGGTGGTGTTCGCGGTGTCCGGGATGACGTGCGCCGCGTGCGCGGGGTCGGTGGAGAAGGCCGTGAAGCGGCTCCCGGGCATCCACGACGCCGCCGTCGACGTCCTTGGGGGCCGGGCACAGGTCGTCTTCTACCCGGCTTTCGTCTCG GAGGACAAAATTAGGGAAACTATCGAGGATGTTGGTTTTGAAGCTAAGATGATTGATGAGGAGGTTAAGGAAAAGAACATTCTACTATGCAGGCTACATATAAAAGGAATGGCCTGCAAGTATTGCACAAGCACAGTTGAATTTGCCTTGCAAGCTTCTCCTGGAGTTCAAAGAGCTTCAGTTGTGTTGGCTACTGAAGAGGCAGAAATCCGTTACGATCGCAGGATTGTTTCTGCTAGCCAACTAATCCAAGCAGTGGAAGAAACTGGCTTTGAAGCGATACTAATCACCACGGGAGAAGATCGGAGCAGGATAGACATCAAAATGGACGGCATTGACATTGAGAACTCAATAATGATAGTGAAAAGCTCTGTCCAAGCTCTTCCTGGTGTGGAAAAAATAAAAGTCGACATTGAGCTCCACAAGATCACTATCTCATACAATCCTGACAAGACAGGTCCCCGGGACCTCATTGAAGTCATCGAGTCAACCACATCTGGTCATGTTACTGCATCAATATATCCGGAAGCAGATGGAAGGGAACATCATAGCTATGGGGAAATCAAGCGATACAAGCAGACTTTCTTGTGGAGCTTAATATTCACCATTCCGGTGTTTCTCACGTCCATGGTGTTCATGTACATCCCTGGTCTGAAGGATGGGCTGGAAAAAAAGGTTGTCAACATGATGAGCATTGGTGAACTACTGCGGTGGATCTTGTCAACACCAGTCCAATTTGTAATTGGCCACAGATTTTATGCTGGTGCTTACAAGGCAACGTGTCGTGGCTCACCAAACATGGACGTGCTCGTTGCTCTAGGGACGAACACGGCTTATTTCTACTCTGTTTACTCAGTTCTCCGATCAGCCACCTCTGAAAATTACATGGCAACTGATTTTTTTGAGACTAGTTCCATGTTGATATCATTTATCCTTCTTGGAAAGTACCTTGAGATATTAGCAAAAGGAAAGACCTCTGAGGCTATCGCCAAGCTGATGGATCTTGCACCAGAAACTGCAACACTGTTGATACATGATCAAGAAGGAAATGTTGTCGGAGAGAAGGAGATTGACAGCAGGTTGATTCAGAAAAATGATGTGATCAAAGTAGTCCCTGGTGGAAAAGTTGCATCCGATGGCTTTGTTACATGGGGTCAGAGCTATGTGAATGAAAGCATGGTCACTGGAGAATCACGGCCAGTGGCAAAGAGGAAGGGTGATTCTGTAATTGGAGGGACAGTGAACGAGAATGGTGTGCTCCATGTCCGGGCAACATTTGTCGGATCCGAGAGCGCTTTGGCACAGATTGTAAGGCTAGTTGAGTCAGCACAAATGGCAAAAGCTCCTGTACAGAAGTTTGCCGATCAGATATCTAGAGTCTTTGTCCCCCTG GTCATCCTTCTTTCTTTGCTTACTTGTCTCATGTGGTTCTTTGCTGGGAGTTTCCATCGCTACCCTGACTCATGGATACCGTCGTCCATGGATAGCTTTCAGCTAGCTCTTCAGTTCGGGATATCAGTTATGGTGATTGCCTGTCCTTGCGCCCTAGGGCTGGCAACTCCAACTGCCGTGATGGTTGCAACTGGAGTTGGTGCCTCGCAAGGGGTTCTGATCAAGGGCGGGCAAGCTCTAGAGAGTGCACAGAAG GTCGACTGCATCGTTTTTGACAAGACAGGGACACTAACTATTGGGAAGCCTGTTGTCGTCAACACAAGGCTTCTCAAAAACATGGTCTTGCGTGAGTTTTATGACTATGCTGCTGCAACAGAG ATCAACAGTGAGCACCCACTGGCAAAGGCGATAGTGGAGCATGCCAAGAAGTTCCACTCAACAGAAAATTACATCTGGCCTGAAGCAATGGATTTCATTTCAGTAACCGGGCATGGTGTCAAGGCGAAAGTTGGTGACAAGAGTGTCATTGTTGGAAACAAGAGCTTTATGTTGTCGTCAGGCCTTGATATTCCCATGGAAGCTTCGGAAATCCTCatggaagaagaggagaaggcgaGGACAGGGATTATTGTGGCTATGGATCAAGAAGTTGTAGGCATAATATCTGTTTCTGATCCGATAAAACCAAATGCACATGAAGTGATATCATACCTCAAGTCCATGAATGTGGAGAGTATAATGGTGACTGGGGACAACTGGGGGACTGCTAATGCCATCGGTAAAGAGGTTGGCATTGAAAAGATTGTTGCCGAAGCAAAACCAGAGCAAAAAGCTGAGAAGGTGAAGGAACTTCAG TTGTCTGGAAGAACCGTGGCAATGGTTGGTGATGGAATCAACGACTCCCCTGCGCTTGTGTCAGCTGACGTAGGTCTGGCAATCGGCGCAGGAACGGATGTCGCCATTGAAGCTGCCGACATTGTCCTCATGAAGAGCAACTTAGAGGATGTAATCACTGCTATCGATCTCTCCAGGAAAACCTTCTTCCGCATCCGGATGAACTATGTCTGGGCTCTCGGCTACAACATCATCGGCATACCAATTGCTGCAGGGGTGCTCTTCCCATTCACCAGGTTCCGCTTGCCGCCATGGGTTGCCGGCGCTGCAATGGCGGGTTCGTCCGTCAGTGTCGTCTGTTGGTCCCTGCTGTTGAGGTACTACAAGAGTCCAAAGATTGCTGGCAGTTGA